One genomic region from Yamadazyma tenuis chromosome 4, complete sequence encodes:
- the HDA1 gene encoding Histone deacetylase hda1 (COG:B; EggNog:ENOG503NTWF; BUSCO:EOG09263E5F), with the protein MSENHPEASVGRDKEISEQQITPGAGDVSNGIKRDVHHPDGIFSHVNNAQPSTNSVPDPSIKAELQDDNGTRPVQDVEESDAKRIHLTEDVVKSETPIAGSDAEIVTSNGNGEVAANGNGMLVVPKSGPQLFYTPLKTGLVYDVRMRYHAKIFTSYFEYIDPHPEDPRRIYRIYKKLAEAGLITDPSLSGTDDLGPLMMKIPIREASDEEILLVHSEEHLKYIASTETMSRDKLLEETETGDSIYVNNDSYLSAKLSCGGSIEACKAVISGQVKNSMAIVRPPGHHAEPDTPGGFCLFSNVAVAAKTMLKLFPDSVRKIVIVDWDIHHGNGTQKAFYNDPRVLYISLHRYENGRFYPGTKAGSHKMCGEEEGEGFNMNIPWRAPGTGDGDYVYAFNKLVIPVISEFDPDFIIVSSGFDAADGDIVGGCHVTPAGYGYMTHMLKGIARGKLSVILEGGYNLDSISKSALAVAKVLLGEPPESTITQHPFLDTIEVVDEVIKTQSKYWTCLKPGNPSRSFDEVFELPEDVNGYKLTNINDPIRSQQANHLFNLYSFINLPIVSNENDKFNPFTVDLPPRLEDLIVASPHIYDAPVVVVTVHDPPDIWANVNSVNGNIEGNSSVVLEHPLIQIIEKIKKEQDDDASEDNKKIGYIDINIPSFTLPVSSNGSLHLNKHSNASYGSYNPNIFAQELLLYVWDNYLSYFNKLTKLIFVGFGDAYQSIVHLYAKRPSQEIKEIVKGTVCFVNRSTLKPLVPVMDESMIDWFYSNSVIFTSCLNPCWTGNASSGSQANRNGSTVTTTDANGEIKRPRRKFGRVIRADVDGIWEVISERFDEGVDFILDSIEDFEDSSASN; encoded by the coding sequence ATGTCTGAAAACCACCCGGAAGCCTCTGTTGGCCGTGACAAGGAAATATCCGAACAGCAGATAACTCCCGGTGCTGGTGACGTTAGTAATGGCATCAAAAGAGACGTCCATCATCCCGATGGTATATTCAGCCATGTCAACAATGCTCAACCCTCGACCAACTCAGTACCAGACCCGTCCATCAAAGCAGAGCTTCAGGACGACAACGGCACAAGGCCCGTCCAAGACGTGGAGGAAAGTGACGCCAAAAGAATCCATCTCACGGAGGACGTCGTCAAGTCGGAGACTCCTATAGCTGGCTCTGATGCCGAAATTGTTACCAGTAACGGCAATGGAGAAGTGGCCGCCAACGGCAACGGGATGTTGGTGGTGCCCAAGTCGGGTCCACAGCTCTTTTATACTCCTTTGAAAACTGGGCTTGTGTACGACGTGAGGATGAGATACCATGCTAAGATTTTCACGTCCTACTTCGAGTATATTGATCCCCATCCAGAAGACCCCAGACGTATCTACAGAATCTACAAAAAGCTTGCTGAGGCCGGTTTGATCACCGATCCATCGTTATCGGGAACCGATGACTTGGGGCCTCTTATGATGAAGATTCCAATTAGAGAAGCGTCTGATGAGGAGATCTTGTTGGTACACTCCGAAGAACACTTGAAGTATATTGCCTCGACTGAGACGATGTCACGCGATAAGctacttgaagaaacagagACGGGGGATTCGATATATGTCAATAACGACTCGTACTTGTCGGCAAAGTTGTCGTGTGGTGGAAGTATTGAGGCTTGTAAGGCAGTTATTAGCGGACAGGTGAAAAATTCTATGGCAATTGTTCGTCCTCCAGGACACCATGCAGAACCTGACACCCCTGGAGGTTTTTGTCTCTTCAGTAACGTGGCGGTGGCCGCTAAGACCATGTTAAAGTTGTTCCCAGACTCGGTACGAAAAATTGTCATTGTCGATTGGGATATCCACCATGGTAATGGGACCCAAAAGGCCTTCTACAATGACCCGAGAGTTTTGTATATATCACTTCATCGGTATGAAAACGGCCGGTTTTATCCTGGCACCAAAGCTGGTAGCCACAAAATGTGTGGAGAAGAGGAAGGTGAAGGCTTTAATATGAACATTCCTTGGAGAGCTCCTGGGACTGGGGATGGTGATTATGTCTATGCTTTTAATAAGTTGGTGATCCCAGTGATTTCAGAATTTGATCCTGATTTTATCATTGTTAGTTCAGGTTTCGATGCGGCCGATGGGGACATTGTGGGTGGGTGTCATGTTACCCCGGCTGGGTATGGATATATGACACACATGTTGAAAGGTATTGCCAGAGGTAAGCTatcggtgattttggaggGAGGTTACAATCTTGATTCCATCAGTAAAAGTGCTTTGGCAGTGGCTAAAGTATTACTTGGAGAACCTCCCGAATCCACCATCACACAACATCCTTTCTTGGATACTAttgaggttgttgatgagGTCATTAAGACTCAATCCAAATATTGGACGTGCTTGAAACCAGGAAACCCAAGCAGATCTTTCGATGAGGTCTTTGAGCTACCAGAAGATGTCAATGGCTATAAGTTGACCAACATTAATGATCCTATACGATCTCAACAGGCCAACCACTTATTCAATTTGTACTCATTCATCAACTTGCCAATTGTGTCGAATGAGAACGACAAGTTTAACCCATTCACTGTTGACCTTCCACCTCGGTTGGAGGATTTGATTGTTGCAAGTCCTCATATATATGATGCCCCTGTTGTGGTTGTGACTGTCCATGATCCTCCAGATATTTGGGCCAATGTGAACTCAGTAAATGGGAATATTGAGGGTAACTCTTCAGTTGTTTTAGAGCACCCTTTGATacaaatcattgaaaagatcaagaaagagcaagatgatgatgccAGTGaagacaacaagaagattggATACATAGACATTAACATTCCATCGTTCACTTTGCCAGTGTCCAGTAATGGGTCTTTACACTTGAACAAACATTCCAATGCCTCATATGGTTCTTACAATCCAAACATCTTTGCTCAAGAACTTTTGTTGTACGTTTGGGACAACTATTTATCTtatttcaacaagttaaCCAAACTTATTTTCGTTGGGTTCGGTGATGCGTACCAGTCCATTGTACACCTTTATGCCAAAAGACCCTCACAAGAAATTAAGGAAATCGTCAAAGGAACTGTTTGTTTTGTCAATAGGTCTACTTTGAAACCTTTAGTACCAGTGATGGATGAGTCAATGATTGATTGGTTCTACTCGAATTCTGTTATTTTCACCAGTTGTTTAAATCCTTGCTGGACAGGAAATGCTTCGAGTGGATCCCAAGCCAATAGAAATGGCTCGACTGTGACAACCACAGACGCAAACGGTGAAATAAAgagaccaagaagaaagttCGGTAGAGTCATAAGAGCTGATGTCGATGGTATCTGGGAAGTCATCAGTGAACGGTTTGATGAAGGAGTGGATTTCATTTTGGActccattgaagatttcgAAGATAGCAGCGCCTCAAATTAA
- a CDS encoding RsmB/NOP family class I SAM-dependent RNA methyltransferase (EggNog:ENOG503NU3B; COG:D) — MKLYFEAEKYLRSSGNERGSLQSRIFNEKSLTNSPKHVFALVISTLKYKEYIVKVIKASKLKASPIIKKLRVTDEMLWLLTHDLLFQAKGRIQSGKHPIKDAFLQHKTRLTSELIKLKLKYKIKSVEEFPNLKGQNDETPIRWFRVNQIKITTAVFFEKYDFFKKLQPVSDISEITSTGFLYQDDFVPNLYGVHNRELIMKSDAYAKGELIIQDRASCFPGHILFNDPQFQPTHIIDACAAPGNKTTHTASYLYDKPSSVVYAFERDNKRVEILKKMCNLASNKPNLIQITHADFTSVNPNDFKDIEALVVDPSCSGSGIFGRAIEDSLEQHKEEISTERLNKLSRFQFSIMKHALSFPGAKKVVYSTCSIHAEENERVVVDLLLDENVKKAGWTLAPRNVVISTWPRRGWPQEFTALQEEGRSVGDLAGGCVRAVAKEDGGIGFFAACFVRREAASRGEGEEKEEQEQELELEDELEEEEQEEEQEEEDWTGFGP; from the coding sequence ATGAAGTTGTACTTTGAAGCAGAAAAGTACCTCCGTAGCTCAGGAAATGAGCGAGGCAGCCTCCAGAGCCGTATATTCAATGAAAAGAGCCTAACTAATTCACCCAAACATGTGTTTGCCTTGGTTATCTCCACTCTCAAGTATAAAGAGTACATCGTGAAGGTGATCAAAGCATCGAAGCTTAAAGCCAGTCCTATAATAAAGAAACTTCGGGTTACCGACGAAATGTTGTGGCTCTTGACACACGACCTTCTTTTTCAGGCCAAAGGTCGTATCCAACTGGGCAAGCATCCCATCAAAGATGCGTTTTTGCAGCACAAAACGAGGCTCACATCAGAgctcatcaagttgaaattgaaataTAAGATCAAAAGCGTCGAAGAGTTCCCCAATTTGAAGGGACAAAATGATGAGACACCCATACGGTGGTTTAGAGTTAATCAAATCAAGATCACGACGGCCGtattctttgaaaaatatgactttttcaaaaagttgcAGCCAGTCAGTGATATCAGCGAAATCACTTCCACCGGGTTTCTCTACCAAGATGACTTTGTACCGAACTTGTACGGTGTGCATAATCGTGAATTGATCATGAAATCAGACGCCTATGCCAAAGGAGAACTTATTATCCAAGATAGAGCTTCGTGTTTCCCTGGGCATATACTTTTTAATGATCCGCAGTTCCAACCAACACACATCATCGATGCATGTGCTGCTCCCGGGAATAAGACAACACATACAGCATCGTATTTATATGACAAGCCGAGTTCGGTTGTCTATGCGTTTGAACGGGACAACAAAAGAGttgagatcttgaagaagatgtgCAACCTTGCCTCCAACAAACCCAACCTCATCCAAATCACTCATGCTGACTTCACCAGCGTCAATCCAAATGACTTCAAAGACATTGAggctttggtggtggatcCATCATGTAGCGGGTCAGGCATCTTTGGAAGGGCCATTGAGGATTCATTGGAACAGCATAAAGAGGAGATCAGTACCGAGAGGCTAAACAAGTTATCCAGATTCCAGTTCTCCATAATGAAGCACGCCTTATCATTTCCAGGAGCTAAAAAGGTGGTATATTCCACTTGTTCGATCCATGCGGAAGAAAATGAGagggtggtggtggatttgttgttggatgagAACGTCAAGAAAGCGGGTTGGACATTGGCTCCAAGAAATGTGGTGATATCTACCTGGCCAAGACGAGGATGGCCACAGGAGTTTACTgctcttcaagaagaaggcagAAGTGTTGGGGATCTTGCAGGAGGATGTGTTCGAGCTGTTGCAAAGGAGGATGGAGGAATAGGTTTTTTTGCTGCCTGTTTTGTGAGACGTGAGGCAGCCAGTAGAGGggaaggagaagaaaaagaagaacaagaacaagaactagaactagaagatgaactagaagaagaagaacaagaagaagaacaagaagaagaagactgGACGGGATTCGGTCCATAA
- the PMU2 gene encoding phosphomutase (EggNog:ENOG503NWTI; COG:G), whose amino-acid sequence MRIEWSSVETSRPLVVDNLRETIGINLCHKRSQKGELQAKYQDLDFEDGFPEEDELHLKSQKREEIWEQFMRINGVLQDLFSNELQSDDTDDVVSITCHAGTIRAFLSVVGHRGFTIPKGGIIPVIVKAERN is encoded by the coding sequence ATGAGGATCGAGTGGAGTTCGGTGGAGACTCTGCGgccattggtggtggataaTCTACGCGAAACTATTGGCATCAACCTCTGCCATAaacggctgcaaaaagGTGAATTGCAGGCCAAGTACCAAGACTTAGACTTTGAGGACGGGTTTCCTGAGGAAGATGAGCTTCATCTAAAGCTGCagaaaagagaagagaTCTGGGAACAGTTTATGCGCATAAACGGGGTGTTACAGGATCTCTTCAGTAACGAGTTACAGTCTGATGATACCGACGATGTGGTGAGCATCACTTGCCATGCTGGTACCATTAGAGCATTTCTCTCGGTGGTTGGACACAGAGGCTTCACAATCCCGAAGGGTGGCATTATCCCGGTAATTGTAAAAGCGGAGAGAAACTAG
- the PRK1 gene encoding actin-regulating kinase prk1 (EggNog:ENOG503NW5N; COG:T), giving the protein MPSAPPNAYAPGANLTVGSHNVSIIKYISSGGFAHVYTCNIDPPFRGSPVACLKRVQVPSKWQLNLLRQEVDAMKRLRGNPTIVSYIDSHASRLNNQGHSTIDAPGSSQQYEVFLLMEYCSNNGLIDFMNTRLTNKLTEPEILVIMRDITLAVAMCHHLQPPLIHRDIKIENVLLDEKGTYKLCDFGSAVPYAPVPKTSQELQLLKDDIMQHTTPQYRAPEMIELTRGFPIDDKSDIWALGCFLYKLCYYTTPFESQSHASLQDLENSIVNSSHTLHIPHNRPGSTFSPRLRNIIKCCLREDPRRRPNAVQLLDEVCVMMNIPAPKVVPASVIERPSTPAAPMQPSNGSVHSKSSSDLNSINRPPPFEGRKPQTAKTDPFASIDKSKLLQTTRQHPQQRPKSLYAAPRPTSIYGGRDISPIGTSANTHQSSNTLKNYIQRQLSKSNESIITPPDEDDNTLNFLRDMEDISSQNTGGSFKASFKNGLRKISTGNSSSGVRSSNNTGNNYISNHRRSSISSIKQILTGGGSRKASNHEESEFKRDTEQTITSSSFTSSAPKKLSIQRRMVQYLNNNNDQTVKRTAHGYGRYTAEESDTDDLEAINDGSYKSRISLNPPQVPTSLSSQRAKSATPPHPSSSPAAVLAKPKYKHSSTNTSEKALPSITPSKMRNSLKKPPPKPTKPVYLRTAEGDSSSRRLSSSSEISIPDLDDLEKQFAKRFPSYV; this is encoded by the coding sequence ATGCCGTCAGCTCCGCCAAATGCATATGCACCGGGCGCCAACTTAACCGTCGGATCGCATAATGTTTCTATCATCAAGTACATTTCTTCCGGGGGCTTTGCCCATGTCTACACTTGCAATATTGATCCTCCATTCAGAGGATCTCCAGTTGCTTGTCTCAaacgagttcaagtccCCAGCAAATGGcaattgaacttgttgcgccaagaagttgatgccATGAAGCGCTTGAGAGGTAATCCTACCATTGTGTCATATATTGATTCTCATGCCTCCCGATTGAATAACCAGGGCCATTCTACCATCGATGCTCCAGGCTCTAGCCAACAATATGAAGTGTTTCTTTTGATGGAATACTGTTCCAACAACGGCTTAATCGACTTTATGAACACTAGGTTGACCAACAAACTTACTGAACCTgagatcttggtgattaTGAGAGACATTACCTTGGCCGTAGCCATGTGTCACCACTTACAGCCTCCGTTGATACACAGGGACATCAAGATCGAAAATGTCTTATTGGATGAAAAAGGAACCTACAAGTTATGTGATTTTGGGTCTGCTGTGCCTTATGCTCCGGTCCCTAAAACCAGTCAGGAGTTGCAACTTTTGAAGGATGATATCATGCAGCATACCACTCCTCAATACCGGGCTCCCGAGATGATAGAGTTGACCAGAGGCTTCCCCATTGATGATAAACTGGATATTTGGGCATTAGGCTGTTTCCTCTATAAGTTATGCTACTACACCACTCCTTTCGAGCTGCAATCCCACGCTTCTTTACAGGATTTGGAGAACCTGATTGTCAACAGTTCACATACGTTGCACATTCCTCACAACCGGCCCGGGTCGACGTTCTCGCCCCGTTTGCGGAATATCATCAAGTGCTGTCTTCGTGAAGATCCCCGAAGAAGACCCAATGCCGTTCAGCTCTTGGATGAAGTGTGTGTTATGATGAATATTCCGGCTCCTAAGGTCGTTCCTGCTTCTGTCATCGAAAGACCTAGTACTCCTGCCGCTCCTATGCAACCTCTGAACGGGCTGGTCCACAGCAAGAGCTCATCAGATTTGAATAGCATCAACAGGCCCCCTCCATTTGAAGGCCGCAAACCCCAAACCGCCAAAACTGATCCTTTTGCTCTGATAGACAAGTCTAAGTTGCTTCAAACGACGCGTCAGCACCCACAGCAGCGACCCAAGTCATTGTATGCTGCTCCCAGACCAACCTCGATTTATGGTGGCAGAGATATACTGCCTATCGGAACATCGGCAAATACCCACCAGTCTTCGAATACATTGAAGAACTACATCCAACGGCAACTCAGCAAGAGCAATGAGAGCATCATCACTCCTCCcgacgaagatgacaacactctcaacttcttgagaGATATGGAAGACATTTCCAGTCAGAATACTGGAGGGAGTTTCAAGGCGTCGTTCAAGAATGGGTTAAGAAAAATCAGTACTGGAAACAGTAGTTCTGGTGTTAGAAGTTCGAACAATACTGGGAACAATTATATTCTGAATCATAGAAGATCCAGTATCTCGTCCATAAAACAAATTCTCACAGGTGGGGGATCTAGGAAGGCCAGCAACCACGAAGAGAGTGAGTTTAAGAGAGATACAGAACAAACAAtcacttcttcttcgttcACATCTTCTGCTCCCAAGAAGTTATCCATTCAGAGAAGAATGGTTcagtacttgaacaataatAATGATCAGACAGTTAAAAGAACTGCACACGGTTATGGAAGATATACTGCCGAAGAAAGTGACACCGACGATTTAGAGGCCATAAACGACGGCTCCTACAAGTCAAGGATATCTTTAAACCCTCCTCAAGTCCCCACCAGTTTATCTTCCCAAAGAGCCAAGTCTGCCACACCGCCTCATCCTTCGCTGCTGCCCGCTGCTGTTCTTGCGAAACCCAAATATAAGCATTCGTCTACGAACACATCTGAAAAGGCTCTACCTTCCATAACTCCCTCCAAAATGAGAAATCTGCTTAAGAAACCACCTCCAAAACCTACCAAACCAGTTTACTTACGTACCGCTGAAGGTGATAGCTCGAGTCGGAGACTCAGTAGCTCGAGCGAGATCTCCATACCCGACTTGgacgacttggaaaaacAATTTGCCAAACGATTCCCCAGCTATGTATAA
- a CDS encoding uncharacterized protein (EggNog:ENOG503NZDY; COG:S), with amino-acid sequence MSAKLVNTWENGPENWVLQLQVIDDHSWVASHSDGTLNLYDAATLRCPVQTINAHESSINCIKLISNGIASCSTDGIKVWDLRTEKLVHQLHNPKNTGFLSLDFHSNMLAGGTELIGTDAEVHVWDLRNPGTPIKSYVDSHHDDVTCVRFHPQYSQYLMSGSTDGYVNVYDLKEQDEDDALHQVINYSSVHSCQFVSKDRIGILSHMETLSFHQLNNTNYEVWEEPVPKDLGDARQVWGCEYVVDVNPQGYVSYGTNSNQELTLRSFSPLSEQFGMETIVFPGAHGDEVVRDLQVFAGGKQALSCGEDGSVKMWDLPWKVELEVPGVEAIELEAPEKKEKKEKHRKKDKKDKKDKKKKKKDVRYKPY; translated from the coding sequence ATGAGTGCAAAACTTGTTAACACATGGGAAAATGGCCCTGAAAATTGGGTGTTACAGCTTCAGGTGATCGATGACCACTCGTGGGTGGCATCGCACTCGGACGGAACCTTAAACCTTTACGATGCCGCCACTCTTCGGTGTCCGGTGCAGACCATTAACGCTCACGAATCATCCATTAATTGCATCAAGCTCATCTCCAATGGCATTGCTTCATGCTCCACGGATGGCATCAAAGTATGGGACCTTCGAACTGAAAAACTTGTACACCAGCTCCATAACCCAAAAAACACCGGCTTTTTGTCGCTTGATTTCCATTCCAACATGCTTGCAGGTGGTACTGAATTGATAGGTACAGACGCCGAAGTCCATGTATGGGACTTAAGAAACCCAGGGACGCCAATCAAATCATACGTTGATTCACACCACGACGATGTAACCTGTGTGCGATTCCACCCGCAGTACTCCCAGTACTTGATGTCTGGTTCGACAGATGGATATGTCAATGTGTATGACTTGAAGGAACaggatgaagacgatgcCCTTCACCAGGTCATCAACTACCTGTCAGTGCACTCGTGCCAGTTTGTGCTGAAGGATCGGATTGGAATCTTGTCTCACATGGAGACACTTTCCTTCCATCAGTTGAACAATACGAACTACGAGGTGTGGGAAGAGCCCGTACCGAAAGACTTGGGCGACGCCAGGCAAGTTTGGGGGTGCGAGTACGTGGTGGACGTAAACCCACAGGGCTACGTGTCGTATGGAACGAATTCTAACCAGGAATTGACGTTGCGGCTGTTTAGTCCGTTGTCTGAGCAGTTTGGAATGGAAACAATTGTATTTCCAGGAGCTCATGGGGACGAGGTAGTACGAGACTTACAGGTGTTTGCTGGAGGGAAACAGGCATTATCGTGTGGGGAGGATGGACTGGTGAAGATGTGGGATTTACCGTGGAAGGTGGAATTAGAGGTTCCTGGGGTTGAAGCAATTGAGCTTGAAGCACCAGAgaaaaaggaaaagaaggaaaagcaTAGAAAAAAGGACAAGAAGGATAAGaaggacaagaagaaaaagaagaaggatgTGCGGTACAAGCCATACTAG